A section of the Engraulis encrasicolus isolate BLACKSEA-1 chromosome 8, IST_EnEncr_1.0, whole genome shotgun sequence genome encodes:
- the LOC134454352 gene encoding extracellular calcium-sensing receptor-like yields MDGDVIIGGIFSFHNSWTESKPSFTIGPERPQCKSLSLREFQNAQTMVFAIEEINNSTTLLPDVRLGYRIYDSCGSVELAVRAALSLINGQEENTTSNTSCTHPDTVQAIIAETSSTPTIAISAAVGPLYMPVISHFATCACLSDKTKHPSFFRTIPSDFYQSRALAQLVKHFGWTWVGALCSDNDYGNNGMITFIQAASEEGVCIEFSEPFFRTNPRADILRIVDIIKKATSKVIVAFVSYSDMEVLLKELAHENITGLQWIGSESWISDKNIATGQWHNILQGSMGFAIPKATIKGLREFLVNLDQSTDVPLYQELLETVFGCQLKRDSNSDQVECSGTERLIDVDNQYSDVSDLQIANNVYKAVYAVAHVLDDMGTCSGADSGLNCMKSTDELRPWQVLENIRSVRFSIQSGENIYFDDNGDPAARYDLLNWQHGSDGEIIFVKVGFYDASKDDPLQLPETNSGIVWTQNQQEVPVSVCSESCPPGTRKAVQKGRPICCYDCIPCGEGEISNETDSVTCFRCSLDLWPNTQRDECVFKSTEYLSFGEVMGRVLVAFSLLGVSMTLCTAVVFVIHKETPIVKANNSELSFLLLFSLKLCFLCSLTFIGRPSEWSCMLRHTAFGITFVLCISCVLGKTIVVLMAFRATLPGSNVMKWFGPLQQRLSVLGFTLIQVLICVLWLTISPPFPYKNMHHYKDKIILECDVGSPIGFWAILGYIGLLALLCFVLAFLARKLPDNFNEAKFITFSMLIFCAVWIAFIPAYVSSPGKFTVAVEIFAILASSFGLLVCIFLPKCYIILFKPEQNTKKYMMKKTASKAL; encoded by the exons ATGGATGGAGACGTGATCATCGGAGGGATCTTCTCTTTCCACAACAGCTGGACAGAAAGCAAGCCCTCCTTTACCATAGGCCCAGAGCGCCCACAGTGCAAAAG TTTAAGCCTCAGAGAATTCCAGAATGCTCAAACTATGGTGTTTGCCATCGAAGAAATCAACAACAGCACCACTCTCCTTCCCGATGTGCGACTGGGATATAGAATCTATGACTCATGTGGTTCTGTGGAATTGGCAGTAAGAGCCGCCTTATCCTTGATCAATGGCCAAGAAGAAAACACTACATCCAACACCTCGTGCACTCATCCAGACACTGTTCAGGCCATCATAGCAGAGACCTCGTCTACTCCTACAATTGCCATATCTGCTGCAGTGGGCCCCTTATACATGCCTGTG ATCAGTCACTTTGCCACTTGTGCATGCCTCAGTGACAAAACGAAGCATCCGTCTTTTTTTAGAACAATACCTAGTGACTTCTACCAAAGCAGGGCACTGGCCCAATTAGTCAAGCACTTTGGCTGGACCTGGGTTGGAGCTCTATGCAGTGACAACGACTACGGCAACAATGGAATGATCACTTTCATACAAGCGGCCAGCGAAGAGGGAGTTTGTATTGAGTTTTCAGAACCATTCTTCAGGACAAACCCCAGAGCAGACATACTGAGAATTGTGGACATTATTAAAAAAGCCACATCGAAAGTTATTGTGGCGTTTGTCTCGTATTCTGACATGGAGGTGTTATTGAAGGAACTCGCCCACGAAAACATTACTGGTCTGCAGTGGATCGGTAGTGAATCCTGGATTTCCGACAAGAATATTGCCACAGGTCAATGGCACAATATTTTACAAGGGTCTATGGGTTTTGCCATTCCGAAAGCTACAATAAAGGGCTTGCGAGAGTTTCTCGTTAATCTTGACCAGTCCACAGACGTGCCTCTTTATCAGGAGTTGTTAGAGACCGTGTTTGGATGTCAGCTGAAAAGAGACAGCAACTCAGACCAAGTTGAGTGCAGTGGTACTGAACGCCTGATTGATGTCGACAACCAATACTCAGATGTATCTGATCTGCAAATTGCAAACAATGTCTATAAAGCTGTGTATGCTGTTGCTCACGTTTTGGATGACATGGGCACCTGCTCAGGAGCAGATAGTGGACTCAACTGTATGAAATCCACAGATGAACTCAGGCCATGGCAG gttCTTGAAAACATCAGGAGTGTGCGTTTCTCTATCCAAAGTGGAGAGAATATATACTTTGATGACAATGGAGACCCCGCAGCAAGGTATGACCTACTCAACTGGCAGCATGGTTCCGACggtgaaatcatttttgtgaaagTGGGTTTCTACGATGCCTCGAAAGATGACCCTCTCCAGCTCCCTGAGACAAATAGTGGCATAGTGTGGACCCAAAACCAACAGGAG GTCCccgtgtctgtgtgcagtgaGAGCTGTCCCCCAGGGACCAGGAAAGCTGTGCAGAAAGGGAGGCCCATATGCTGCTATGACTGTATACCGTGTGGAGAGGGAGAAATCAGCAACGAGACAG ATTCAGTCACCTGCTTCCGATGCTCACTTGACCTTTGGCCAAACACACAGCGAGATGAGTGTGTCTTCAAGTCCACAGAATATCTGTCTTTTGGGGAGGTCATGGGAAGAGTTCTTGTGGCCTTTTCCTTACTGGGCGTGTCAATGACATTGTGCACAGCTGTAGTTTTTGTAATACACAAAGAAACACCAATTGTTAAAGCAAACAATTCAGAGCTGAGCTTTCTGCTGCTGTTCTCATTAAAACTGTGTTTCCTCTGTTCTCTTACTTTCATTGGTCGGCCCTCTGAGTGGTCCTGCATGTTGCGTCACACAGCGTTTGGGATCACCTTTGTTCTCTGCATCTCCTGTGTTTTGGGGAAAACGATAGTGGTGTTAATGGCCTTCAGAGCCACTCTTCCAGGCAGTAATGTCATGAAGTGGTTTGGGCCTCTGCAACAGAGACTCAGCGTTCTTGGCTTCACTCTCATACAAGTCCTCATATGTGTGCTCTGGTTGACTATATCACCCCCTTTCCCATATAAGAATATGCACCACTACAAAGATAAAATCATTCTAGAATGTGATGTGGGTTCACCAATAGGATTTTGGGCCATATTGGGCTATATCGGACTACTTGCTCTGTTGTGTTTCGTCCTAGCTTTTCTGGCTCGTAAACTACCAGATAATTTCAACGAGGCCAAATTCATCACATTCAGTATGCTGATATTCTGTGCAGTCTGGATTGCATTCATACCAGCTTATGTCAGCTCTCCTGGAAAGTTCACAGTGGCAGTAGAGATATTTGCCATACTGGCCTCTAGTTTCGGCTTACTTGTCTGTATTTTCCTCCCAAAGTGTTATATCATACTGTTTAAACCGGAACAAAACACTAAAAAATACATGATGAAGAAAACGGCCAGTAAAGCTCTCTAG
- the LOC134453814 gene encoding extracellular calcium-sensing receptor-like, producing MLLLLGLLVLALAPPLSGAESVCRLLGEALAPELEAEGDLIIGGIFTFRTGYKGQIPTFESLPNQPECRNLNYREFKFAHTVIFAVEEINRNPSILPRHRVGYRIYNACGYSNIMRSAMALASGVEKVIDGRNCSHSVKAEAIIGHSASAPTMGFARILGRFQVPVISHFATCPCLSNRKEYPSFFRTIPSDYYQSRALAKLVKHFGWTWVGAISNANDYGLNGMAGFVRAAKDEGVCIDYQVAFESTDPGHSVRKIGDIIRNATSKVIVTFMSHREIKVLVSELHRQNISGLQWVGSEAWLTDDSLTDSDGHQLLIGAIGFTVRKQQIPGLGPFLQDLHPSKHPNSQFLKDFWESVFDCSLNLPTGNDERRQCNGSENLRYVNNAFTDVSELRFSYNVYKAVYAVAHALHNIFTCQPGEGSVANNTCATPTDTKPWQVLQYLQQVNFTTKQGDNVYFDSYGDSPAGYELINIQRIHKGTMEAAVVGQYNTFATTGQQLQLRNVPVSVCSESCPPGTRKAQQKGKPICCYDCIPCGEGEISNTSDATECLKCPPAYWSNKQRDQCLLKTIEFLSYTELMGIILTFFSLLGASLTIIIAGIFYHYKHTPIVRANNSELSFLLLFSLTLCFLCSLTFIGRPSEWSCMLRHTAFGITFVLCISCVLGKTIVVLMAFRATLPGSNVMKWFGPLQQRLSVLGFTLIQVLICVLWLTISPPFPYQNMSWYQHKIILECHLGSAIGFWAVLGYIGFLALLCFILAFLARKLPDNFNEAKFITFSMLIFCAVWITFIPAYVSSPGKFTVAVEIFAILASSFGLLFCIFVPKCFVIIFRPYENTRKHIMQKDHH from the exons ATGCTACTCCTGCTGGGGCTGCTGGTCCTGGCCCTGGCCCCCCCACTCTCAGGAGCAGAGTCTGTCTGCAGGCTACTAGGGGAGGCACTGGCCCCAGAGTTAGAGGCAGAAGGAGACCTGATCATTGGTGGTATCTTCACATTTCGCACCGGTTATAAGGGGCAGATACCGACCTTTGAAAGCTTGCCAAATCAGCCTGAATGCAGAAA CCTTAATTACAGGGAATTTAAATTTGCGCACACTGTCATATTTGCTGTTGAAGAGATCAATAGAAATCCCAGCATCCTCCCACGGCACAGAGTAGGCTACAGGATCTACAACGCCTGTGGATACTCCAACATAATGAGGTCTGCCATGGCACTGGCGAGTGGTGTGGAAAAGGTTATTGATGGGAGGAATTGCTCACACTCGGTCAAAGCTGAAGCGATCATAGGGCACTCAGCATCGGCTCCGACTATGGGGTTCGCACGAATATTAGGACGCTTTCAAGTTCCTGTG ATCAGTCATTTTGCCACATGCCCGTGTCTAAGCAACAGGAAAGAGTATCCCTCGTTCTTCAGGACCATCCCCAGTGACTACTACCAGAGCAGAGCCCTGGCCAAGCTGGTCAAGCACTTTGGCTGGACCTGGGTCGGAGCCATAAGCAATGCTAACGATTACGGCCTAAACGGCATGGCTGGTTTTGTGAGGGCAGCAAAGGACGAAGGGGTGTGCATCGACTATCAAGTGGCTTTCGAGAGCACCGATCCGGGACATTCAGTTCGTAAAATAGGGGACATCATCAGAAACGCCACGTCCAAGGTGATCGTGACCTTCATGTCACACAGAGAGATTAAAGTGTTGGTGTCTGAGCTGCACAGGCAGAACATCTCTGGACTGCAGTGGGTGGGCAGTGAAGCTTGGCTCACAGATGACTCCCTCACAGACAGTGACGGGCATCAGCTTTTGATTGGAGCCATTGGATTCACTGTCAGAAAACAACAGATTCCCGGTCTTGGACCATTTCTACAGGACCTACATCCTTCCAAGCACCCCAACAGCCAGTTTCTCAAAGATTTCTGGGAGTCAGTCTTTGACTGTTCTTTGAATCTACCAACAGGGAATGATGAAAGAAGACAATGCAACGGATCGGAGAATCTCAGATATGTCAATAATGCCTTCACTGATGTGTCTGAACTAAGGTTCAGCTACAATGTTTACAAAGCTGTATATGCAGTGGCACATGCTTTGCACAATATCTTCACCTGTCAGCCTGGCGAAGGGTCTGTTGCTAACAACACCTGTGCAACACCCACAGACACAAAACCATGGCAG GTTTTACAATACCTGCAACAAGTAAACTTCACCACAAAACAGGGTGATAACGTGTATTTCGATAGCTATGGTGATTCTCCAGCCGGCTATGAGCTTATAAATATACAAAGAATTCACAAAGGGACTATGGAAGCAGCGGTAGTCGGCCAGTACAACACATTTGCAACTACAGGACAACAGCTTCAACTACGAAAT gtgcccgtgtctgtgtgcagtgaGAGCTGTCCCCCAGGGACCAGGAAGGCCCAACAGAAAGGAAAGCCCATATGCTGCTATGACTGTATACCGTGTGGAGAGGGAGAAATAAGTAACACTTCAG ATGCAACTGAGTGTCTGAAGTGTCCGCCAGCATACTGGTCCAACAAGCAGCGTGATCAGTGTCTCTTAAAGACCATCGAATTTCTATCCTACACAGAACTCATGGGAATTATTTTAACATTCTTTTCCTTGTTGGGTGCATCTTTGACCATAATTATTGCTGGGATTTTCTACCATTATAAGCATACGCCCATAGTGAGAGCGAACAACTCAGAACTGAGCTTCCTGCTGCTCTTCTCCCTGACTCTCTGCTTCCTCTGTTCTCTTACTTTCATTGGTCGGCCCTCTGAGTGGTCCTGCATGTTGCGTCACACAGCGTTTGGGATCACCTTTGTTCTCTGCATCTCCTGTGTTCTGGGGAAAACGATAGTGGTGCTAATGGCCTTCAGAGCCACTCTTCCAGGCAGTAATGTCATGAAGTGGTTTGGGCCTCTGCAGCAGAGACTCAGCGTTCTTGGCTTCACTCTCATACAAGTCCTCATATGTGTGCTCTGGTTGACCATATCACCCCCATTCCCATATCAGAATATGAGTTGGTACCAACACAAGATAATCCTAGAATGTCATTTGGGTTCAGCTATAGGATTCTGGGCCGTGTTGGGCTATATTGGATTCCTTGCTCTTTTGTGTTTCATATTGGCTTTTTTGGCTCGCAAATTACCTGATAACTTCAATGAGGCGAAATTCATCACATTCAGTATGCTGATATTCTGTGCAGTCTGGATCACTTTCATACCAGCTTATGTCAGCTCTCCTGGTAAATTTACTGTAGCCGTGGAGATATTTGCTATTTTAGCATCTAGCTTTGGATTATTATTTTGCATATTTGTTcccaaatgctttgttattatttttaggCCATATGAAAACACCAGGAAACATATCATGCAAAAGGATCACCATTAG
- the LOC134453816 gene encoding extracellular calcium-sensing receptor-like yields MTGYRGYTELSKDGDFLIGGVFSLDSGSRTPKQDFMSPPKLAICTLKNYRELKFARTLIFTLEEINNSTELLPGVTLGYKIFSTCGSINLMRATLEAISGAESQHHRGCTDLHAIVGHSSSGPSTKINQLISPFGMPQVSHLSTCACLSNREIYPTFFRTVPSDYFQVIALVKLMKHFGWNWVGIVYSLGKYGEEGKDTFYAVAKKEGICVEYDQKYKMKSTDQEVNDIANTIKTSTSKVVLAFMSRNYIRHILARIQSMNITGKQWIGSESWVTTADIASVENMHILQGVMGFAIPEATIPGLTEFLLSLKPSDAPDSTYIREFWETTFQCSLSASNQSLYKKQCDGSEDMRTIKNDYTDMTESRTVNNVYNAVYAVAHALHNLLQCTNGTNPVTGGCFSKTNIQPFQVVKSLEKVNFSTLSGGRIFFDENGDSVALYDLVNWQMRSDGSVNIVNIGRYDASYPDEQKFLIKENMIVWGGNQSEVPQSVCTESCPPGSRKVLNKTKQICCFDCLPCADGKIANKTDSSDCLQCPPIYWSNSGKDKCVLKPTEFLSYGETMGMVLVIFSCFGFLLTALTTTIFFNFRQTAMVRANNSELSFLLLFSLKLCFLCSLTFIGRPSEWSCMLRHTAFGITFVLCISCVLGKTIVVLMAFRATLPGSNVMKWFGPLQQRLSVLCFTLIQVLICVLWLAISPPFPYENMSLYQEKIILECELGSPVGFWAVLGYIGILAIFCFILAFLARQLPDNFNEAKFITFSMLIFCAVWITFIPAYVSSPGKFTVAVEIFAILASSFGLLLCIFFPKCYIIVFKPQLNSKKHMMGKDVSKSL; encoded by the exons ATGACTGGTTACAGAGGCTACACAGAGCTGTCCAAAGATGGAGACTTTCTCATTGGTGGTGTGTTCTCGCTAGACAGTGGGAGTAGGACTCCTAAACAGGATTTCATGTCACCACCCAAGCTGGCTATCTGTACtct AAAAAACTACAGGGAACTCAAATTTGCCCGTACGCTCATATTCACCCTGGAGGAGATCAATAACAGCACGGAGCTCCTTCCCGGGGTGACGCTGGGCTACAAGATCTTCAGCACCTGCGGCTCCATTAACCTCATGAGGGCCACTCTAGAGGCCATTAGTGGAGCGGAGAGCCAGCATCACCGCGGCTGCACCGATCTCCACGCCATCGTAGGCCACTCTTCCTCGGGGCCCTCTACAAAGATCAATCAGCTGATTAGTCCTTTCGGCATGCCACAG GTCAGTCATCTTTCCACTTGTGCATGTTTAAGCAACCGAGAAATCTATCCAACTTTTTTCCGCACAGTGCCAAGTGATTACTTTCAGGTTATTGCACTTGTCAAGCTCATGAAACACTTTGGCTGGAACTGGGTCGGAATTGTGTACAGCCTTGGAAAATATGGAGAAGAGGGAAAAGACACATTCTATGCTGTGGCCAAAAAGGAGGGAATCTGTGTTGAATATGACCAAAAATACAAGATGAAGTCCACTGACCAAGAAGTGAACGACATTGCCAACACCATAAAGACATCCACCTCCAAGGTTGTTCTAGCATTCATGTCCAGAAACTATATCAGACATATCCTGGCAAGAATTCAGTCTATGAACATCACAGGAAAGCAGTGGATTGGCTCTGAATCCTGGGTGACGACAGCAGATATTGCTTCTGTTGAGAACATGCACATTTTACAAGGTGTTATGGGGTTTGCAATACCAGAGGCAACAATACCAGGACTCACTGAATTCTTACTGAGTCTGAAGCCCTCAGACGCACCCGACAGCACATACATCAGAGAATTCTGGGAAACAACGTTTCAATGTAGCCTGTCGGCCTCAAACCAGTCTTTGTACAAAAAGCAATGTGATGGGTCGGAAGACATGCGTACGATTAAAAATGACTACACAGACATGACAGAGAGCAGAACTGTCAATAATGTGTATAACGCTGTGTACGCAGTGGCGCATGCCCTTCACAATCTCTTGCAGTGCACCAATGGTACAAACCCAGTCACTGGTGGTTGCTTTAGCAAGACAAATATTCAGCCTTTTCAG GTGGTGAAAAGCTTGGAAAAAGTGAACTTTTCCACATTGTCTGGGGGAAGGATCTTTTTTGATGAAAATGGGGATTCAGTGGCTCTATATGATCTGGTGAATTGGCAGATGAGGAGCGATGGATCGGTTAATATCGTTAACATTGGTCGATATGATGCATCCTATCCGGATGAACAAAAATTCCTAATTAAGGAAAACATGATCGTATGGGGAGGAAACCAATCTGAG GTGCCTcagtctgtttgcacagaaagtTGCCCCCCTGGCAGTCGAAAGGTcttgaacaaaacaaaacaaatatgttGCTTTGACTGCTTACCATGCGCTGATGGGAAAATTGCAAATAAAACAG ATTCTTCTGACTGCCTGCAGTGCCCACCCATATACTGGTCTAACAGTGGGAAGGACAAATGTGTTTTAAAGCCGACAGAGTTTCTGTCCTATGGAGAAACGATGGGAATGGTGTTGGTTATATTTTCCTGTTTTGGTTTTCTTTTGACAGCACTTACAACAACGATCTTTTTTAATTTTCGTCAAACTGCAATGGTCCGAGCCAATAACTCAGAGCTGAGCTTTCTGCTGCTGTTCTCATTAAAGCTCTGCTTCCTCTGTTCTCTTACTTTCATTGGTCGGCCCTCTGAGTGGTCCTGCATGTTGCGTCACACAGCGTTTGGGATCACCTTTGTTCTCTGCATCTCCTGTGTTCTGGGGAAAACGATAGTGGTGTTAATGGCCTTCAGAGCCACTCTTCCAGGCAGTAATGTCATGAAGTGGTTTGGGCCTCTGCAACAGAGACTCAGCGTTCTTTGCTTCACTCTCATACAAGTCCTCATATGTGTGCTCTGGTTGGCCATATCACCCCCTTTTCCTTATGAAAATATGAGCCTTTATCAGGAGAAGATTATTCTTGAGTGTGAGCTTGGATCACCTGTCGGTTTTTGGGCAGTGTTAGGTTACATAGGAATCCTTGCCATTTTCTGTTTCATATTGGCTTTTTTGGCTCGTCAACTACCCGATAACTTCAATGAAGCCAAATTCATCACGTTCAGTATGCTGATATTCTGTGCAGTCTGGATCACTTTCATTCCAGCTTATGTCAGCTCTCCTGGTAAATTTACAGTGGCTGTTGAGATATTTGCTATTTTGGCTTCAAGTTTTGGACTGCTTCTTTGTATATTCTTTCCCAAATGTTACATTATTGTATTTAAACCACAACTCAATTCCAAGAAACATATGATGGGAAAAGATGTATCTAAGTCATTATAa